The following are encoded in a window of Thermoanaerobacter ethanolicus JW 200 genomic DNA:
- a CDS encoding RNA-binding S4 domain-containing protein, which produces MRVDKFLKVSRLIKRRTIAKEACDKGLVFINGKQAKASDEVKEHDIIEISFGNKIVKIEVIGVKEHALKDEAYKMYKLIEE; this is translated from the coding sequence ATGAGAGTTGATAAGTTTTTGAAAGTTTCAAGGCTTATCAAAAGGCGTACGATTGCAAAAGAGGCCTGTGACAAAGGATTAGTTTTTATAAATGGCAAGCAGGCAAAAGCTAGTGACGAAGTAAAAGAACATGATATAATAGAGATAAGCTTTGGAAATAAAATTGTCAAAATAGAGGTTATAGGTGTAAAGGAACATGCTTTAAAAGACGAGGCTTACAAAATGTATAAATTGATAGAAGAATGA
- a CDS encoding transposase, translated as MYQLQLLLNIPELFTSQSKIDFYSSMFENLDLSSIPEFPSSSPGRKGYSHHALFRAFIVMKAERFGTISDLLDYLRNNLIIAHLCGFDISKPLPSYWTFRRFINDFSHDYLTSIFQNQVNILKNMGIISGEFISMDSTPIKANTKLNNPKSFSKNKFSKDNQPKSDKDCKLGVYSASNDSSNKRYKFYWGYKNHIIVDAISGLPIAETTTPADAPDFEAALSLLEKTNKWFNLKYVNFIADKGYDVKRVYNFVRDTLHGHCFIPLNKRNSKNPPLTDDGYMVCEAGIKMLKDGKQYFDGFIKQKFVCKFCNSKDDSACPIQHPKYFNGKKHRGCTKYAIISSDYRSSINRDSLYFKAVYKLRIESERYNSRFKALDFEKAYVRNINSVSNLNTFGHITLLTVAIVAIKLGKFDEFRSLVALMQSA; from the coding sequence ATGTACCAGCTTCAATTGCTTTTAAATATACCTGAACTCTTTACCTCTCAGTCTAAAATTGATTTCTATTCTTCTATGTTTGAAAATCTTGACCTGTCTTCAATACCTGAATTCCCTTCCTCTAGTCCTGGCCGTAAGGGTTATTCTCACCATGCACTTTTTAGAGCTTTTATTGTCATGAAAGCTGAAAGATTCGGCACAATTTCTGACCTTTTAGATTATCTCCGCAATAATCTTATCATTGCTCATCTTTGTGGCTTCGACATTTCTAAACCTCTTCCTTCTTATTGGACTTTTCGCCGTTTTATTAATGACTTCTCTCATGATTATTTGACCTCTATTTTTCAAAATCAGGTCAATATCCTCAAAAATATGGGTATTATCTCCGGTGAGTTTATTTCCATGGATTCTACCCCTATTAAAGCTAACACTAAGTTAAATAACCCTAAGTCTTTTTCTAAAAATAAATTCTCTAAAGATAATCAGCCTAAGTCAGATAAGGATTGTAAATTAGGCGTTTATTCTGCTTCTAACGATTCTTCTAATAAACGCTATAAGTTTTATTGGGGCTATAAAAATCACATTATTGTTGATGCTATCTCTGGTTTACCCATCGCTGAAACTACTACCCCCGCTGATGCCCCTGATTTTGAAGCCGCTTTATCTTTGCTTGAGAAGACTAATAAGTGGTTTAACCTTAAGTATGTTAATTTTATTGCCGATAAGGGGTATGATGTTAAGAGAGTTTATAATTTTGTTAGAGATACTCTCCATGGTCATTGTTTTATTCCTCTTAACAAGCGTAATTCTAAAAATCCCCCACTGACTGATGATGGTTATATGGTTTGTGAAGCAGGTATTAAAATGCTCAAAGATGGCAAGCAATATTTTGATGGTTTTATTAAGCAAAAATTTGTTTGCAAGTTCTGTAATTCTAAAGATGACTCTGCCTGCCCTATTCAGCATCCTAAATATTTTAATGGCAAAAAGCATAGAGGCTGTACTAAGTATGCTATTATATCTTCTGATTATAGGTCCTCTATTAATAGAGACTCCCTATATTTTAAGGCTGTCTATAAATTGAGGATTGAATCAGAAAGATATAATTCCCGCTTTAAAGCTCTAGATTTTGAAAAAGCTTATGTTAGAAATATTAATTCTGTCAGCAACCTTAATACTTTTGGCCATATTACTTTGCTTACTGTCGCTATTGTAGCTATTAAACTGGGTAAATTTGATGAGTTTAGATCTCTTGTTGCTTTGATGCAATCGGCCTAA
- the ltrA gene encoding group II intron reverse transcriptase/maturase — MDSKDMQRLQTTQQRGYPLNREMEFQKTTEVHSISSASEDGRNEVQRYTSKMLEMIVERRNMEAAYKRVVANKGSHGVDGMEVDELLPYLKENWATIKQQLLEGKYKPQPVRRVEIPKPDGGVRLLGIPTVLDRLIQQAIAQILNKVYNHTFSDSSYGFRPGRSAKDAIKAAEAYINEGYTWVVDMDLEKFFDRVNHDIIMSKLEKRIGDKRVLKLIRRYLESGVMINGIKVSTEEGTPQGGPLSPLLANIMLDELDKELEKRGHKFCRYADDCNIYVKSRSAGNRVMKSIKKFIESKLKLKVNEAKSAVDRPWRRKFLGFSFYTKENEVRIRIHEKSIKRFKEKVREITNRNKGISMENRIKRLNQITTGWVNYFGLADAKSIMKTLDEWIRRRLRACIWKQWKKIKTKHDNLVKLGVEEQKAWEYANTRKGDLRISNSPILNKTLTNKYFESIGYKSLSQRYLIVHNS, encoded by the coding sequence ATGGACTCGAAAGATATGCAGAGACTGCAGACAACTCAACAAAGAGGCTATCCGTTGAATAGAGAAATGGAATTTCAAAAGACAACGGAAGTGCATAGTATATCATCGGCGTCGGAAGATGGAAGAAACGAAGTACAAAGATATACCAGCAAGATGCTTGAAATGATAGTAGAACGAAGGAACATGGAAGCAGCATACAAGCGCGTTGTTGCAAATAAAGGAAGCCATGGAGTCGATGGGATGGAAGTAGATGAACTTCTACCGTATCTCAAAGAAAACTGGGCAACCATAAAACAACAACTGCTGGAGGGGAAATACAAACCACAACCAGTGCGAAGAGTAGAAATTCCCAAACCAGATGGAGGAGTAAGACTACTAGGAATACCTACAGTACTAGACAGACTAATACAACAAGCAATAGCCCAAATACTAAATAAAGTCTACAACCATACATTTTCAGATAGCAGTTATGGATTCAGACCAGGACGCAGTGCAAAAGACGCAATAAAAGCCGCAGAAGCATACATAAATGAAGGATACACGTGGGTTGTAGATATGGACTTAGAAAAGTTCTTTGACAGAGTAAACCACGACATAATAATGTCCAAACTAGAAAAGCGGATAGGAGATAAAAGGGTACTAAAGTTAATACGAAGATACCTAGAATCAGGAGTAATGATAAACGGAATCAAAGTATCAACAGAAGAAGGGACACCCCAAGGAGGGCCATTAAGTCCCCTATTAGCAAACATAATGTTGGACGAACTAGACAAAGAACTTGAGAAACGAGGGCATAAATTCTGCCGATATGCAGATGACTGCAACATATATGTAAAAAGCAGGTCTGCAGGAAACAGAGTAATGAAGAGCATAAAGAAGTTCATAGAAAGCAAATTAAAACTAAAAGTCAACGAAGCAAAAAGTGCTGTAGATAGACCATGGAGAAGAAAATTTCTTGGATTTTCATTCTATACAAAAGAAAACGAAGTAAGAATAAGAATCCATGAAAAATCCATCAAAAGGTTTAAGGAAAAAGTAAGAGAAATAACCAATCGGAACAAGGGAATAAGCATGGAAAACAGAATAAAAAGACTAAATCAAATAACAACAGGATGGGTCAACTATTTTGGATTAGCAGACGCGAAAAGCATAATGAAAACCCTTGACGAATGGATAAGGCGAAGACTAAGGGCATGTATATGGAAACAATGGAAGAAGATAAAAACGAAGCATGATAACTTAGTAAAACTAGGAGTAGAAGAACAAAAAGCCTGGGAATACGCCAATACAAGGAAAGGTGACTTAAGAATATCCAATAGCCCAATCCTAAATAAGACTCTTACAAATAAATACTTTGAAAGCATAGGTTATAAGAGTTTATCCCAAAGATATCTAATTGTACACAATTCCTAA